From the Lolium rigidum isolate FL_2022 chromosome 2, APGP_CSIRO_Lrig_0.1, whole genome shotgun sequence genome, one window contains:
- the LOC124688329 gene encoding pentatricopeptide repeat-containing protein At1g73400, mitochondrial-like, producing the protein MISPHLPLRLRHLRRLLSTAPLSSLPSAYYSHPCSPPLNRTRTPPPRPHLPDTPARRFSSPGHVLLPTNLQEQHVASLSDRIYDAVSETEDGSNEGTEAALDALGASLTTPLVADVMHRLRYEEKLAFRFFAWASQQDSYEHEQRTYNDMIDILSGTRYKSRQFGVLCDVLDHMKRHGTRSVPVEDLLAILRAYTEKHLASLRKLAKKRRARMRTPPETDALNILLDSFCKCGMVREAETVFGRVKRKLQGNAETYSILFFGWCRARDPKKAMKVLEEMIQMQHTPENFTYIAAIDSFCSAGLVSEARELFEFMRTEGSKISSPTAKAYSIMIVALAKADQMDECFELISDMTKRGCMPDVSTFKDLIEGMCLVGKLDAAYCVLEEMGKAGFPPDIVTYNCFLEVLCSLQKADDALKLCDRMIQACCEPSVHTYNMLMMMFFAMREPHRALDIWIEMDKRGCRRAVDTYEIMIDGLFDCGRAEDATALLDEVINHDMKLSYKKFDAIMLQLSAVGNLGAIHRLSEHMRKFYNVAMSRRFSITQKKKSIGIRRR; encoded by the coding sequence ATGATATCCCCCCACCTCCCCCTCCGgctccgccacctccgccgccttCTCTCCACCGCGCCCTTGTCCTCTCTCCCCTCCGCATACTACTCGCACCCCTGCTCCCCGCCGCTGAACCGCACTAGAACCCCGCCCCCGCGGCCCCATCTCCCAGACACCCCGGCGCGGCGGTTCTCCTCGCCCGGGCACGTCCTCCTCCCCACCAACCTCCAGGAGCAGCACGTCGCGTCTCTCTCGGACAGGATCTACGACGCGGTGTCGGAGACAGAGGATGGCTCCAACGAGGGCACGGAGGCGGCCCTCGACGCGCTGGGCGCCTCCCTGACCACCCCGCTCGTGGCCGACGTCATGCACCGCCTCCGCTACGAGGAGAAGCTGGCCTTCCGCTTCTTCGCCTGGGCCTCCCAGCAAGACAGCTACGAGCACGAGCAGCGGACCTACAACGACATGATCGACATCCTCTCCGGCACGCGCTACAAGTCCCGCCAGTTCGGCGTGCTCTGCGACGTGCTCGACCACATGAAGCGCCACGGCACCAGGTCGGTCCCGGTCGAGGACCTGCTGGCCATCCTGCGCGCGTACACGGAGAAGCACCTCGCCAGCCTCAGGAAGCTGGCCAAGAAGCGCCGGGCGCGGATGCGCACGCCGCCGGAGACCGACGCGCTCAACATCCTGCTCGACTCCTTCTGCAAGTGCGGGATGGTCAGGGAGGCGGAGACGGTGTTTGGCCGCGTGAAGAGGAAGCTGCAGGGGAACGCTGAGACGTACAGCATCCTCTTCTTTGGGTGGTGCCGCGCGAGGGACCCCAAGAAGGCCATGAAGGTGCTCGAGGAAATGATCCAGATGCAGCACACCCCGGAGAACTTCACCTACATTGCTGCCATCGACTCGTTCTGCAGCGCTGGCTTGGTCTCGGAGGCAAGGGAGCTGTTTGAGTTCATGAGGACCGAGGGGTCGAAGATTTCGTCCCCCACTGCTAAGGCGTACTCTATTATGATTGTGGCGCTAGCAAAGGCTGATCAGATGGATGAGTGCTTTGAGCTGATTTCAGATATGACGAAGCGTGGCTGCATGCCTGATGTATCGACCTTTAAAGACTTGATTGAAGGCATGTGTTTGGTGGGCAAACTCGATGCTGCATACTGTGTCTTGGAGGAGATGGGGAAGGCTGGGTTTCCTCCTGACATTGTCACTTACAACTGCTTTCTTGAGGTGCTTTGTAGTCTTCAAAAGGCCGATGACGCGCTCAAACTCTGCGACAGGATGATACAAGCATGCTGTGAGCCCAGCGTTCATacttacaatatgctgatgatgatGTTCTTCGCGATGAGAGAGCCACATAGGGCGCTTGATATTTGGATTGAGATGGACAAAAGAGGATGCCGACGTGCTGTTGATACCTATGAAATAATGATTGATGGGCTGTTTGACTGTGGAAGAGCAGAAGATGCAACCGCTCTTCTAGATGAAGTAATAAACCATGACATGAAACTGTCCTACAAGAAGTTTGATGCTATCATGCTGCAATTATCAGCTGTTGGCAACCTTGGCGCAATACATCGGCTTTCGGAGCATATGAGAAAATTTTACAATGTTGCAATGTCAAGACGTTTTTCCATCACACAAAAGAAGAAGAGCATTGGTATTAGAAGGAGATGA